A part of Methanomassiliicoccales archaeon genomic DNA contains:
- a CDS encoding 5'/3'-nucleotidase SurE, translating to MAPLILLTNDDGYLSPGLHALRRMLSELGEVWVLAPEKNWSAASRTRVFHKPLRVYSAQLPDGSLV from the coding sequence ATGGCGCCCCTCATCCTTCTCACCAACGACGACGGGTATCTTTCCCCTGGGCTCCATGCCCTGCGTCGGATGCTGAGCGAGCTTGGGGAGGTCTGGGTTTTGGCTCCGGAGAAGAACTGGTCCGCAGCCTCTCGAACCCGGGTCTTTCACAAACCTCTTCGGGTGTATTCCGCCCAGCTTCCCGATGGCTCCCTGGTCC